CATCGCGTGGATCTGCAAAAATCCATTCGTTCGGCTGTTGCGGAGTTTACGTGGCAGATCACCTCCAACATGCCGAGGGAACAAATTCAATACGCCGGCGTATTGCGTTTCGAATTTCGCAGTCGCGCGGAGGTGGGCCGTTACGGGGTTTGCGTACCTTTGTCCGAGTTCATGGTGCTTGAGGGGCTGGATTGGCAATATCTTGCTGCGACTAATGGGATCGTCGATGTCCCTTTCAGAATGAGCAGCGGCCACTATGCAGTGCCGAAGGGAACTCTATTTCAAGGCATCAGAGAAATCACAAGCCTGCAGCAGGTGGCAATAACGCCCGTCAACAAAGAGCTGAAACCCGGAGTAAGAGTGCGACCGGCAACGTGGAACGAGTCTGCGCAAACCTACAGTTTCACGGCTGATGGCGACGCTTCGGTGGCCGTCATCTGGCGCCTGCCTGAAACACTGGAAAATTCTTCGCCGCGGACTTCCAACTCTGATTATCGAATGAGCAGCCTCCAGTCGCCGAAGACACCTCTGATAGAACTATTTTCTGGTTCGGCCAGCGTCACTTTCAATGACTATGTGGTGGTTTTTCCCGCCGATGCAGACTTGGAGCCTGTGTACCTGATGTTCGAGGGTTAAGCTGAAGTGGCGTCGGAACTTGTGGGAGCCAGCCCTGCTGGCGATAGCGCAGTGTCAGTCGGCATGACGGTGGCTGACACACCGCCATCGCTGGAAACAGCATGAGGAACTGGGGAGATTGCTCCTCGGTGGCCGCGTCATCTTCGCGGCTGTGTGGATCAGCCGCCTCGGCATCCGACGCACCGCATATCCCCTGTAGGAGCTGCCGAAGGCTGCGATCTTTTGACTTTCAAGATCAAAAGATCGCAGCCTTCGGCAGCTCCTACACGGGAATTTGTGGGTTACATGAGGTGTTTTTCAGGTTCCGGAACATGTGCCGAACCCAACACCGCCGGCAGCAACCCCGCGCGCAAGTCCCCACCACTCGGCTGCTGATAAAGGCTTAAGCCAAACTCCGGCAATACCGCCAGCAGATAATCGAAAATATCCCCCTGAATCCGCTCGTAGTCGGCCCACACAGTGGTGCGGGTGAAACAGTAGATCTCCAGCGGAATGCCCTGCGCGGTGGTCTGCATCTGCCGGACCATGCAGGTCATGTTCGGCTGAATCTCCGGATGACTCTTCAGATATGCCAGCGCGTAGGCGCGGAAGGTGCCGATGTTGGTCATCCGGCGGCGGTTGGCCGACATCGCCGCGACGTTGCCCTGTGCTTCGTTCCAGGCTTTGAGTTCGGCCTTCTTGCGACTCATGTAGTCAGTCAGCAAGTGCACCTGTGAGAGCTTTTCTTCTTCGTCGTCGCGGATAAAACGCACGCCGCTGGCATCGATGAACAGGCTGCGCTTGATCCGCCGCCCACCGGATTGCTGCATGCCACGCCAGTTCTTGAAAGACTCCGACATCAGCCGCCAGGTCGGGATCGAGACGATGGTCTTGTCGAAGTTCTGTACCTTGACAGTGTGCAAGGTGATGTCGACCACGTCGCCGTCGGCGCCAACTTGCGGCATCTCGATCCAGTCGCCGACGCGCAGCATGTCGTTGCTGGTCAACTGCACGCTGGCAACGAACGACAGCAGCGTGTCCTTGTACACCAACAGAATCACCGCCGACATCGCACCCAGACCCGAGAGCAGCAACAGCGGTGAGCGATCGATCAGGGTGGCGACGATGATGATCGCGCCGAACACGTACAAAACCATCTTCGCCAACTGCACGTAGCCCTTGATCGAGCGCGTGCGGGCATGTTCGGTGCGTGCGTAAATGTCGAGCAAGGCGTTGAGCAGGGCGCTGATCGCCAGCACCATGAACAGAATGGTGAACGCCAGCGCGACGTTGCCGAGAAAGTTCGTCGCGTTTTTACTGAGCTCCGGCACCAGATGCAGGCCGAACTGGATCACCAGCGACGGCGTCATTTGCGCCAGGCGCTGAAACACCTTGTTATGGCGAAAGTCATTGATCCAGTGCAGCGCCGGCTGTCGGCCGAGCATGCGGCTGGCGTGCAGAATCAGGTAGCGCGCCACTCGTCCGAGCAACAGCGCAATCACCAGCAACACCATCAGCGCCAGTCCCGATTGTAAAAGCGGATGTTCTTCGAGGGTGCCCCAGAGGTCCTGGACGTTGAGCCAGAGCTGTTTTATTTCCATAAGCGAAACGGTTCTTCTGTAAGACGCGAGGACCGATTAGAGCATTTAAGACGCTGTGTATTGCAACGAGTGACAAATCGGGCAACAAAAAAACCACTGATTGTCGCCGTTTGCACAAAGAAACTCGGCCTGAGCGCTCGAAACCGGTAACCTATGCAGCTGTTTTTTTGCATATCTTCGAGGTAGCACCCGTGTTTTCCCAATTCGCCCTGCACGAACGCCTGCTCAAAGCCGTGGCCGAGCTGAAATTTGTCGAGCCAACGCCTGTGCAAGCCGCGGCCATCCCGCTGGCGCTCCAAGGGCGTGATCTGCGGGTGACGGCGCAAACCGGTAGTGGCAAAACCGCCGCTTTCGTTCTGCCAATCCTCAATCGTCTGATCGGCCCGGCCAAGGTTCGCGTCAGCATCAAGACCCTGATCCTGTTGCCGACCCGCGAGCTGGCCCAGCAAACCTTGAAAGAAGTTGAACGCTTCTCGCAGTTCACCTTCATCAAGTCCGGCCTGATCACCGGCGGTGAAGACTTCAAGGTGCAGGCCGCGATGCTGCGCAAAGTGCCGGACATCCTCATCGGCACCCCAGGGCGGATGATCGAGCAACTCAACGCCGGCAACCTCGATCTGAAAGAAGTCGAAGTGCTGGTGCTCGACGAAGCCGACCGCATGCTCGACATGGGTTTCGCCGAAGACGTGCAGCGTCTGGTCGACGAATGCCCGAACCGCCAGCAAACCATGCTGTTCTCCGCCACCACCGGCGGTTCCGGCCTGCGCGACATGATCGCCAAGGTCCTGAACAACCCAGAGCATTTGCAGCTCAACGCGGTCAGCCAGCTGAACTCGACGACCCGTCAGCAGATCATCACTGCTGACCACAATCAGCACAAAGAACAGATTGTGAATTGGCTGCTGGCCAACGAGACCTATCAGAAAGCGATCATCTTCACCAACACCCGCGCCATGGCCGACCGTATCTACGGCCGCCTTGTGGCTCAGGAATACAAAGCGTTCGTGCTGCACGGCGAGAAAGACCAGAAGGATCGCAAGCTGGCGATCGATCGTCTGAAGCAGGGCGGCGTGAAGATCCTCGTGGCGACCGACGTTGCGGCCCGTGGCCTGGACGTCGATGGGCTGGATATGGTGATCAACTTCGACATGCCACGCAGCGGCGACGAATATGTGCACCGCATCGGTCGTACTGGTCGTGCCGGCAACGATGGCCTGGCGATCTCGCTGATCTGTCATGGCGACTGGAACCTGATGTCGAGCATCGAGCGCTATCTGAAGCAGAGCTTCGAGCGCCGTACGATCAAGGAAGTCAAAGGCACCTACGGCGGGCCGAAAAAGGTCAAGGCCTCTGGCAAAGCCGTTGGCGTGAAGAAGAAAAAGACCGATGCCAAGGGCGACAAGAAGAAAACCGCTGCCAAGACGCCGACCAAGCGCAAGAGCGTCAACCGTCCAAAACCGGATTCTCTGGTCAGCAGCGACGGCATGGCCCCGCTGAAACGCCGCAAGCCAGCCGAGCCTGCGGCTGAGTAAGGCTTTCGACGCGCATGAAAAAACCGGACATATGTCCGGTTTTTTTTGCCTTCAACTGTCGGCTTTTTTCTCCGCTGAACCCAGTTCCTTCAACCGCTGATCGATCAACTGGCATTTGTCCGGCAGATCGGCACTGGCCGTGCCCAGATCCATTTTCTGCAACTCGGCGTTGATCTCCTTTGCCTTGTCTGGATTCTGCTGGGTAAGCTTCGAGACTTCCTTGGCCAGTTGCTCGCGTTTGATCGTCGCCTCTTCCGGCGTACAGGCCCAGACGGGCAGGGCGCTGGCGAGCGTGGCGGCGAGAGTAAGCTTGATCAGGGTTTTCATGGGCAGGCCTCAGTTCCGGTTAAGGCGGGTACAGCGGTTGAGGGCACAAGCGTGAGAAAAGTTCACAAACTGTGGATTCAACGAGCGCTCAATCGCCATGGCAGCAGCCCGATTTCGTCGCGCCGTCATACCGATCATGATGCCGCACCCATTCCATGATCTCGTCCTCATTCCTGCCCTTGGGCGTCAGATCCAGAAAGTTGTAAGCGCCGACCAGCATGTCCAGGCCTCGGGCATAGGTTGAATAGGTGTGGAAAATCTGCCCTTGATCGTTGCGATAAAACACACTCAGCCCTGGCATTTCCTCCTCGGCGCTGTCAGTTTTTTCGTAATTATACGTAGCCTTTCCCTCGGCAACGTCTCCCGCACGGGCGCAGACGCCGAAATCGTAATTGAAGTCGCAGCCCTCGGACGAAACCCAATCGAATTTCCAGCCCATGCGCTGTTTGAACGGCTGAAATTGGTTGTACGGCGCGTGGGAAACCGCCACCACCGCGACGTCATGATGGGACAGATGCAGATCGGCGCCGTCGATGTGGTCGCTGAGAAATGAGCAGCCCTGGCAGCCTTCCTTCCAGCCTTCGGCGAACATGAAATGGTAAACGATCAACTGGCTGTGCTTGCCGAACAGGTCTTTGAGCTGCAGTTCGCCGTTGGGCCCTTGAAAATGGTAGTCCTTGTCGACTTTTACCCATGGCAAGGCACGGCGTTCGGCACTCAGCCGATCACGCTCGCGGGTGAAGGCTTTTTCGTGGGCCAGGTGCTGCTGACGGGCGGCGAGCCATTCTTCGCGTGATACAACCGGATGGTTTGCAACGTTCATGACCTGTCTCCTGCGGGATTGAACCGGCTGTTTCAGACTAGTCGTTCGACGCACAGCAGATTCGACAAACCGCCCGTCGGCCGCGGGCAAAATATGCGGCTGAACCGCTGCGCGCCGCTTCGGTCACAACCTTTGAACGCGGCACACATCACCCGCACCGGAGGTTGGATCAGGATGACGACTTATAACTGGGATTTCATTGAACGTTTGCTTCACGAAGTGCAGAACAGCGCCGGCCACAGCTTCGCGCCGCGCGCTTATGCCGAAGACTACGCGGCAGAGAAGGCCAGCGCTGGCGAGCCGATCGACAACCTCGATCACCTGAAAACGCTGGCCTGCGACTATGAGAAGCTCCTGCTGGAACGCGGATTCATTGAGCCACGTCCGGATGATCAGGGCAGTACCGGCAACAACTTCATTCTGACCCCGCGTGGGTCCAGCCTGTTGAGCCTGATCGACAGCAGCATTCCGGGCAATGACCATCCGCGTCAGGTGCTGGATGATCAAGACGATGCGCTGGATGAGCTGACGTTTGATGAAGTTGCGTCCAAAGCTCAAATCGCTTGATTAAACGGTATTCCCTTGTAGGAGTGAGCCTGCTCGCGAAAGCGGTTTGTCAGCCAAGGATGTGCTGAATGGGTAAACGCTATCGCGAGCAGGCTCGCTCCCACAGGAACATCGATATATTCAAGGTTTTTGCGCCGCCTTCAGGCACTTGAGGTCGTTGAAGTCCTTGCGCACGCCCTCGATCTTTTTCAACAAGCGCTCGCGTTGTTGCGGCGTGCTTTCCGCCATCAAGTCGACAAACAACGCGCGGGCTTGTGCTTCAGTCTTGGCATAAGCCTCGCGGTAGTCCGCTGTCCATAACCGCTCACGATTGACCAGCAGCGTCTCGATACGTTGGGGAAATTCGGGGCTTTTGCGCTGCGCGACGGCGGCGCTGAACTGTTGCTGCCAATGCGCGCGATTGGCGATCCACTGGGTATTCTGGTCGCCCAAGGCGCTGGTCCACGCGACGACGCGTTGTTTCTGTGTGTCGCTCAACGGCCCCAGCCAGTCATTCAGCCGTTTTTCCATGCGTTCGCCACGCTCCTTGATTTGCTGCGCCAAGGGCGGTTTCACGTATTCCTGCTGGCGTTTGCGCAGGTCTTTGGCGAACGCATCGTTCATCTCCGCAACCTGCTTATCGTCCAGCCCTTGCAGCAGCTCGATAGCGGACGGGGTGATTTCACGGGCGGTTTCGGCGATCGCCTGTTTGGCTTCGGCGGTGCGTTCCTGCAGCCCGGCGTCGGTGACTTGATTGGTCTCGACCATGGCCTGCAAGCGGTCCAGCCAATCCAGGTAACCGGGCAACTGCGTGGTGCAATGCCAGCTCAGATGCTCTTTGAGCCGCTCATTGAACCAGTCCTTCTGCTCGCCGTTCATGTCCACATAGTCGCCAAGCGACCATGGAATGATCACGTCGAGATTGCGGTAGGCCAGGCCCACGCGGCTGCATGCGCCGAGGGCGAGGGTAAACATCAACAGGGCGGCAATGTGTTTGAACCAGCGAGACATGGGCAAATCCTTGCGAGAGCCTGGCGTCGGGAAACTGATTCTTATGTGATGCAGGATGGGCGCGGCAGTTCAGCCGATCAGTAGAAAGTGCGCACAGCCTTGAGCGTGACGAGGCCGTCGCATTGGCTGTTGTGGCCGGAGTACGCCGAACAATCGCTGCCGCTAAGGCTGGAATTACTGTAAGTCAGATCCAGATCAACGCCCATGAACGGTCGGGACAGTTGCACCGACCAATCAGTGAAACTGCTGACATATCCGCCGTCTACCGCCACGGGTGTATTCAACTGGTGCGTGGTGTATTTCATGCTCACGCCGATGCCGAAGGGCTGATTGCCACCGAGGTCGGCAAACAAAGTGTTGTTTTGTTTATCCGGGTCGTTGCTCAACGCGACGCCGAAACGGCTGCCGAGCAGGGTCAGGCCACCGAACAGCTCTTGGCTGTCGAGGGTCTCCACGCTGGGATAGCTGTAGTGAATCATGCCGACTTCGTACCCGAGAATCTGATCGAAAGGCTGTTTGAAACCGACGTAGGAGTCGATCTCAAGATCCTTGCCGGGCGTGATGCCCATGCTCGGCGCGTACTGGCCGACATACAGGCCGCTGTCGTGGCTCAGATCGAGGCCGCCATGGAAGGAGCCGACTGCCGCTGGTTTGACCAGGCCTTGGGCCATGCTGCGGCTGGGAGTGGTGCCGAGTTTCAGGTCGAAGTCGCCCAACTCAGCCTGGAAAATCTGCGCGTGCGCACTCGGGCCCGCCAGCAGGCCTACGAGTAATAAACAGAATGTTTTGCGCATGCGTCTCTCCATGAACAGCGAGCGCAGGACAATGGGCCTGCTGAAACGCTTGATCTAGACGCGTGAAAGGATACCGGCGAATGCTCGGCATTGATGGCCGTTCGTCGATTGAAAAGGATTTTTGTTTAAAGCGAGGGGGATTACGCGGTGCCAGTCCAGACGCTTCGAAGCTCAAAGCGCCTATGGACGGGATGAAACCGGTTTTACTTCTTGCCCAGGCTGATCTGCTTGGACGGGCCGAACGTCTGGCCGCTGACGCCTTTGGCAATTTGCTGAATCTCGCCGCCGGACTTGAGGAACGCTGCGATCTGATCGTTGATCGATTCGCTGGTTTCAACGGCTGGAGCTGGCTTTGCTTTGCTGGTGGATGCTTTTACACGCATGGCGGCCATTAACCTGTAGAAAAGTAACTCGGCCAGGCATCGTACAGTAATAACTTGACAATTGCTTGGCAAATATCCCCGGAAATAACCCAACGCGGCGCTGCATTATTCTCGGTCAGTATTCGATATAACCAGCTAACCCCCTGTTTTAAATGAAAAGATCAAGGGGAACCGAACATGTGACAATCTGCCGCGAGCGTGCCGAGCCGACTGACGAGCGGCACCGCATGGGGCGCCAAGTCGAGGAAAAACAAGGCGCGGCACGGATTTCCCGCGAACCGCCGATCTGCCTCCCGGCGCCTTGCTAAAAACGGGTAGAATGCCGCCCACGCAATGAGGGTTCTGGAAATGGCTTTAGTCGGGCGCTACAACAGTTTGCAAGTGGTTAAACACACTAACTTCGGTTTATATCTGGATGGCGGTGCCGATGGCGAGATTTTATTGCCCAACCGTTATATTCCCAAAGATATTCCCAGCGAAGATGAAGACTGGCTCAACGTATTTGTTTATCTGGATAGCGAAGACAAACTTCTCGCTACCACCGAAAAACCGAAAGTTCAGGTCGGCGAATTCGCCAGTCTGAAAGTTGTGGAAGTCAACAGCATCGGTGTGTTTCTCGATTGGGGTCTGCCCAAGGATCTGTTGTTGCCGTACTCGGAAGAGAAGCGGCAGATGACTGCCGGCGAGTACTGCGTGGTGCACGTCTATCTCGACAAGCACACGCGGCGCATCACCGCCACCGCGCGTCTGGATCGCTACCTCGACAAAACCCCGGCGACGTACAGCCAGGGCCAGGAAGTTGATCTGCTGGTGGCTGAAGCGACCGACATGGGCTTCAAGGCCATTATCAACAACAAGCACTGGGGCTTGATCCACAAGAATGAAATCTTCAAGTTCATGCGTTCCGGCATGCGCGAAAAAGGTTTCATCAAGGAAGTGCGCGCCGATGGCAAGATCAGCCTGAGCCTGCAACCGGTGGGTCAGGAAGCGGCCAGCAGCCTCAACTCGAAGATCCTCGCCAAGTTGCGCGAGAATGACGGCACCCTGCCGGTCAGCGACAAGAGCGATCCGGCGCTGATCAGCAGCCTGTTCGGTGTCAGCAAGGGCAATTTCAAGAAAGCCATTGGTGCGCTGTACAAGGAAGGCAAGCT
This window of the Pseudomonas fluorescens genome carries:
- a CDS encoding mechanosensitive ion channel family protein, whose amino-acid sequence is MEIKQLWLNVQDLWGTLEEHPLLQSGLALMVLLVIALLLGRVARYLILHASRMLGRQPALHWINDFRHNKVFQRLAQMTPSLVIQFGLHLVPELSKNATNFLGNVALAFTILFMVLAISALLNALLDIYARTEHARTRSIKGYVQLAKMVLYVFGAIIIVATLIDRSPLLLLSGLGAMSAVILLVYKDTLLSFVASVQLTSNDMLRVGDWIEMPQVGADGDVVDITLHTVKVQNFDKTIVSIPTWRLMSESFKNWRGMQQSGGRRIKRSLFIDASGVRFIRDDEEEKLSQVHLLTDYMSRKKAELKAWNEAQGNVAAMSANRRRMTNIGTFRAYALAYLKSHPEIQPNMTCMVRQMQTTAQGIPLEIYCFTRTTVWADYERIQGDIFDYLLAVLPEFGLSLYQQPSGGDLRAGLLPAVLGSAHVPEPEKHLM
- a CDS encoding DEAD/DEAH box helicase → MFSQFALHERLLKAVAELKFVEPTPVQAAAIPLALQGRDLRVTAQTGSGKTAAFVLPILNRLIGPAKVRVSIKTLILLPTRELAQQTLKEVERFSQFTFIKSGLITGGEDFKVQAAMLRKVPDILIGTPGRMIEQLNAGNLDLKEVEVLVLDEADRMLDMGFAEDVQRLVDECPNRQQTMLFSATTGGSGLRDMIAKVLNNPEHLQLNAVSQLNSTTRQQIITADHNQHKEQIVNWLLANETYQKAIIFTNTRAMADRIYGRLVAQEYKAFVLHGEKDQKDRKLAIDRLKQGGVKILVATDVAARGLDVDGLDMVINFDMPRSGDEYVHRIGRTGRAGNDGLAISLICHGDWNLMSSIERYLKQSFERRTIKEVKGTYGGPKKVKASGKAVGVKKKKTDAKGDKKKTAAKTPTKRKSVNRPKPDSLVSSDGMAPLKRRKPAEPAAE
- a CDS encoding DUF899 domain-containing protein, whose product is MNVANHPVVSREEWLAARQQHLAHEKAFTRERDRLSAERRALPWVKVDKDYHFQGPNGELQLKDLFGKHSQLIVYHFMFAEGWKEGCQGCSFLSDHIDGADLHLSHHDVAVVAVSHAPYNQFQPFKQRMGWKFDWVSSEGCDFNYDFGVCARAGDVAEGKATYNYEKTDSAEEEMPGLSVFYRNDQGQIFHTYSTYARGLDMLVGAYNFLDLTPKGRNEDEIMEWVRHHDRYDGATKSGCCHGD
- a CDS encoding transcriptional regulator, whose product is MTTYNWDFIERLLHEVQNSAGHSFAPRAYAEDYAAEKASAGEPIDNLDHLKTLACDYEKLLLERGFIEPRPDDQGSTGNNFILTPRGSSLLSLIDSSIPGNDHPRQVLDDQDDALDELTFDEVASKAQIA
- a CDS encoding DUF6279 family lipoprotein — encoded protein: MSRWFKHIAALLMFTLALGACSRVGLAYRNLDVIIPWSLGDYVDMNGEQKDWFNERLKEHLSWHCTTQLPGYLDWLDRLQAMVETNQVTDAGLQERTAEAKQAIAETAREITPSAIELLQGLDDKQVAEMNDAFAKDLRKRQQEYVKPPLAQQIKERGERMEKRLNDWLGPLSDTQKQRVVAWTSALGDQNTQWIANRAHWQQQFSAAVAQRKSPEFPQRIETLLVNRERLWTADYREAYAKTEAQARALFVDLMAESTPQQRERLLKKIEGVRKDFNDLKCLKAAQKP
- a CDS encoding TorF family putative porin gives rise to the protein MRKTFCLLLVGLLAGPSAHAQIFQAELGDFDLKLGTTPSRSMAQGLVKPAAVGSFHGGLDLSHDSGLYVGQYAPSMGITPGKDLEIDSYVGFKQPFDQILGYEVGMIHYSYPSVETLDSQELFGGLTLLGSRFGVALSNDPDKQNNTLFADLGGNQPFGIGVSMKYTTHQLNTPVAVDGGYVSSFTDWSVQLSRPFMGVDLDLTYSNSSLSGSDCSAYSGHNSQCDGLVTLKAVRTFY
- a CDS encoding S1 RNA-binding domain-containing protein, which encodes MALVGRYNSLQVVKHTNFGLYLDGGADGEILLPNRYIPKDIPSEDEDWLNVFVYLDSEDKLLATTEKPKVQVGEFASLKVVEVNSIGVFLDWGLPKDLLLPYSEEKRQMTAGEYCVVHVYLDKHTRRITATARLDRYLDKTPATYSQGQEVDLLVAEATDMGFKAIINNKHWGLIHKNEIFKFMRSGMREKGFIKEVRADGKISLSLQPVGQEAASSLNSKILAKLRENDGTLPVSDKSDPALISSLFGVSKGNFKKAIGALYKEGKLVIHADRIELT